In the Atribacterota bacterium genome, TTGGCGTAATTTTATTATTTGGAATGTCAATATTTGCTCTAATTTCACTGCCGGTGGAAATAAATGCCAGCAAAAGAGCCCTGGAAACATTGAAAAAATTAAAAATTGCAGACAAAGAAGAAATAAAGATGGTAGCTACCGTATTACGCAATGCAGCATTGACTTATTTTGTAGGGGCAGGACAAAGGATAGCAACTTTTCTATTTATTGTTATGATTCTGTTTATGTCACATCAAATATAATAGCAAATTTAAGTTTAATCCCTTTTATCCTTTTTCAGGTTATAGTAAAATAAGGGATAGAAATATTTATATGGATGCCGGTATTTATTTCAACAGACATTTATTGGAGAAATAGAAAGAAAGGATAATGATGATAAAAGTTATAAAAAGAAATGACAAGATACAATATTTTGATAAAAATAAGATTATTAATGCAATTGTACAGGCTATGAGGGAAACAATTAAAGGTGTAGACAAAGAAATTGCTGCCAATATAGCAAAAAAGATAGAGAAAGATTTAAAAAATTCTAAAGAAAGTGTGACTGTTTCTGATATTCAGGAAAGAGTTGAAACGGAATTAATGAACAGTGAGAGAAAAGATGTAGCAAAGACCTATATCCTATATCGGGAACAGCGTGACAAATTAAGAGGAATCTCTTCTGCTAATCATAAAATATTAACAGATGAATTTATAAGTAAATATAAGCATATGCCGAATCCCTTCCCTTCTCAATTAGGGCAATTTGTGTATTATAGAACTTACTCCAGGTGGCTACCATTTGAAAAAAGAAGAGAATACTGGTGGGAAACTGTTAGAAGGGCAGTAGAATTTAATTGTAATTTAGTACGAACCAGCCAGCAGGAGGCAGAGGCTTTATATGATAATATCTATCATCTAAAACAATTTTTAGCAGGCCGAACATTGTGGACTGGCGGAACTGAAGTCAGTTCGAAATATCCTATGGCGAATTTTAATTGCAGTTTTACTGTGATGGACAAGTTCAGTGCTTACAAAGACTTATTTTATCTTTTAATGATTGGTTCCGGAGTAGGGGTAAGAGTTTTAAAGTCAGATGTACAAAAATTACCAAAAATAAGGACTAATATAAAGATTATTCATGAGGCTTACAATCCAAAACCCAAAGAAAAAAGAGAAGATTTGACCAGTATTTATTTTGAAAATGAAACCGCCCATATCGTAGTAGGAGACAGTAAAGAAGGATGGGTTCAGTCATTAGATTACTATATAAGCATTCTATCAAAAAAAGAATTCAGACAAATCCATACAGTTATATTTAACTATGATCATGTGAGACCTAAAGGAGAAAAACTAAAAACCTTTGGAGGAACTGCATCGGGATATGAAAGTTTGGAGAAGATGTTCACAAAGATTGACAAGGTGGTAAAGAATAATTGTTTTGGCAATTGGAAAAAATTAAGACCGGTTGATTGCATGGATATTGCTAATATCATTGGTCAGAATGTAGTGGTTGGCGGAGTCCGCAGAACCAGCGAAGTTATATTATTTGACCCGGATGACCAGGATATTTTAAATGCTAAGAATAATTTATATGAGCAGATTGACGGAAAATGGGTAAAAAATGAAGAAATAGACTATCGAGAAATGAGTAATAATAGTATTTTTTATACTTCCAAGCCAAGTAGAGAACAACTTTCCTGGCATGTTCAACAGATGAGATATAGCGGTGAACCAGGCTTTATGAATGCAGAAGCGGCTGCTAAAAGAAGGCCAAATTTAGAAGGAGCTAACCCCTGTATGGAGGTTTTGCTGGATAGGGAGCAGATGTGTAACTTAACCACAGTGAATGCTATGGGATTTACACAAGATGGAAAATTGAACAAAAAAGAATTATTTGAAGCTCAGCGTCTTTCTGTTCGAGCAGGTTTCAGAATGACCTTTCTGGATTTAGAGTTAGATCAGTGGGATGTTAAACAGAAAAGGGATAGACTGGTTGGCTGCAGTCTGACCGGCTGGCAGGATATGGTAAATGCTACAGGCATGTCAGCAGAAGAACAGTCTCAATTAAGAAAAGAGTTAAGAGAAGTTGCCCATAAAGAAGCAGATTTCTATGCCAAAAAACTTGGAGTCAACCCACCTTTATTGGTTACTTCTATAAAACCGGAAGGTACCGCGACACAGCTTCCCGGAGTCTCCAGTGGTGTACACTATTCGCACGCACCCTATTATATAAGAAGAGTTCGCATAAATGCTTCTGACCCGTTGTTAAAAGTTTGTGAAGAATTAGGATATGACATAAAACCGGAAAATGGCCAGACTGAAGAAAATTGTCGCACTAAGGTTATTTCTTTCCCTTGCACGGCACCGGAAGGGAAAACCAAGAAAGATATTTCTGCAATAGAACAATTGGAAAATTACAAAGCTTTTCAGAAAGAGTATACTGACCATAATACTTCTATTACAGTACATGTCAGAAATGAAGAATGGGAAGAAGTGGAAGAATGGTTATGGAATAACTGGGATGATATTGTTGCAGTGAGTTTTGTTTCTTTAGATGATAGTTTTTATGCCCAGATGCCATATGAAGAAATTAGCAAGGAAGAATACGAGAAGAGAGCTGAAGAAATGGTTCATTTTATCCCATCACTTATCTCTAAATATGAAAAAGATGAATTGTTAATTGATTTAGGAGATGAATCTTGTGCCAGCGGAGCTTGCCCGATTAGATAAGGTTATTATTTAGGTATAATAAATAGCTGAAGATTGAAAAAGAAAGCTATTTTAAAAATAAATGATGATGATTTATTTCTTGTAATAACTTTTTTATAACTCAGTTTTTACTATAAAGGAATAAATCAGAAGTATTACTCCAAAAGTAATTGCCATGTCTGCTATGTTAAGAATGCCAGTCCTTAAATTGCCTATTCCGAAATTAAGAAAATCTA is a window encoding:
- the nrdJ gene encoding ribonucleoside-triphosphate reductase, adenosylcobalamin-dependent; amino-acid sequence: MIKVIKRNDKIQYFDKNKIINAIVQAMRETIKGVDKEIAANIAKKIEKDLKNSKESVTVSDIQERVETELMNSERKDVAKTYILYREQRDKLRGISSANHKILTDEFISKYKHMPNPFPSQLGQFVYYRTYSRWLPFEKRREYWWETVRRAVEFNCNLVRTSQQEAEALYDNIYHLKQFLAGRTLWTGGTEVSSKYPMANFNCSFTVMDKFSAYKDLFYLLMIGSGVGVRVLKSDVQKLPKIRTNIKIIHEAYNPKPKEKREDLTSIYFENETAHIVVGDSKEGWVQSLDYYISILSKKEFRQIHTVIFNYDHVRPKGEKLKTFGGTASGYESLEKMFTKIDKVVKNNCFGNWKKLRPVDCMDIANIIGQNVVVGGVRRTSEVILFDPDDQDILNAKNNLYEQIDGKWVKNEEIDYREMSNNSIFYTSKPSREQLSWHVQQMRYSGEPGFMNAEAAAKRRPNLEGANPCMEVLLDREQMCNLTTVNAMGFTQDGKLNKKELFEAQRLSVRAGFRMTFLDLELDQWDVKQKRDRLVGCSLTGWQDMVNATGMSAEEQSQLRKELREVAHKEADFYAKKLGVNPPLLVTSIKPEGTATQLPGVSSGVHYSHAPYYIRRVRINASDPLLKVCEELGYDIKPENGQTEENCRTKVISFPCTAPEGKTKKDISAIEQLENYKAFQKEYTDHNTSITVHVRNEEWEEVEEWLWNNWDDIVAVSFVSLDDSFYAQMPYEEISKEEYEKRAEEMVHFIPSLISKYEKDELLIDLGDESCASGACPIR
- a CDS encoding signal peptidase II — protein: DFLNFGIGNLRTGILNIADMAITFGVILLIYSFIVKTEL